The DNA sequence GGACCAAAAGCCATGACAGCAAGACAATCTACGTTGACCCTATACTTCCCGGAAACCCAAGCTCCGACCTTCCATCGAAGCCGTCCGAACACTTTGAGATTCAAAACCAGTCTACCAGCCGTTTGATCACGTCCCATTTCATAACCGAAAGAGGGACCCACTGGCAGACCGATTCCCACCAAAGAAGCTGTCAAGATGTTACTGTCTTCATGTCCTTGGTAAAACGGAGGAAGAGAAGTGTAGACAGTGATTTGCTGGCCCTTGTATGCAGCATAGACTTGAAGCTCGTCGTAGTAAATCCCGACTTTCTGATTAGGGTTTTTTGAAAGTAGGGTGAGTTGGACGGAGGAGTTGAGGAGGTAGCTGCTGGAGAGGTTGAGCTGGTAGATATCGGCTTCCTTGAGGGAGAACTCGGGTTTCGTGGGGCGGAGGATAAGCCAAACGACTAGTATTATGGAGAGAATTGTGGTGGCAAATGTAGAGAATAGTAATAAAAGATTCTTGTAGAGCTTGCAAATGTTAAGTCCGTGTTTGTTGCCACAGTGTTTAGGAGATTTTGTGAGGGCTGGAGACATTTGGAGCTACAaatatttagagagagagagttagaggaagagagagagaaagagagagagagagagagaggaggtttCCAGGGTTAAGTAAGAGGGGAGGGAGGTGACGGGGTTAATAAagggagcaaaaagtatcaatAATTTAGGGCTTGAGACATTTGGAGCTACAaatatttagagagagagagagagagagagagagagagagaggaggtttCCAGGGTTAAGCAAGAGGGGAGGGATGTGACGGGGTTAATAAAGGGTGCAAAAAGTAGCAATAATTTTGCTCTCTCTTGGACTTTTGACTGGCAGCTTCCTCATATTGTGGTGGGAAGGGGCTGTAAGTTATATATTTGCTTGTAAACTTCTACGCTTCTACTTTAAAAAGGTGATTGAAAAAATCTTATACTATACGACCGTGAATCTGTACTATTGTCAGGTAGTAGCATGTATTCGaatatatatacctatatatatatgtgtgtgtgtgacatTAGATCAATTGATAGTCAGCAACATAACATACTTAATTAtccaaaaacaaagagaaaatattACATGTTTATGTAAAATCATGCACATATATCAACAGTTGGATCATTGTACACCTGTTGATCGATGTTGAATGGTTGATCATGCTTCGTGGTTGATGTGCCTTGCTGTGGATCGACGCAGCACATCAGATAGGGTACTTTTGGGATGATTCACGAATGGGATGGACCGTGAGGTGAAGAGCTTAGCCTTTTCCTAAAAGCAAATTGCatttctatatatatttgtCCATTTACTAACTTGCAAATGCAAAAGTTTGCATGAAGGAAATAGTAGTGCTGCTTGAAAACGACATGAAAACATAGGAAGTTGTGCTGGTTCAAGTAAACCCCTTTGCGGCTTAAGAGTCCTAAACAACTTACGACTTAGGGTTAGGGTGGAAAAGTTCTTGTTAATTTGGAAAATAGAGTAATCAAACCAATAGACCATCCATCATCTGTCTTGATTAATTCATGAATATTCTAGGTTGTTCATATTATTGTCAATATCCATGCACGTAACATTGATGTGTAAATGAATGTTAGGTCAATTGACTTACACGGATGTCGCCTTCTTgttgagaaaaagaaatatatatatatatatatatatatatgcgggAATATACATCATTGAGTAGGTCTCAAGATATGCATGATGATTCATGAATGTACATGTTGTGTGCCATGCAACAAAGTTTCAAAAGTTGAAATTATGGACGCTTCTTATACCTTTTTATGCTTTACCAAGAAatataatgtaaaaatatatatagggtaccatgatggtgatgatcaaaattcaaaagcagACAGATGATACTGGGGATATCTCTGTCGATCAATCTTAGCCAGAATGAGAGATTGGGAAGCACTTTTGGAATAATTGAGAGGAAAGTGAAGGCTTTTAAAAGAGCAATGAGATATAGCCGGTCTTATTGATTGAATGCGAGTGAGAAGAAAATGGTGCAATATAGCCTAGTGGcagcgccccccccccccccccccccccctcttctcctctctctcctcagcTTTGTCCTCCCTTGTTCTAGTAAATGGAAGATTAATCATTAAAACTTTGAGATTAGGGATTAAGATATGATTAATTGACAGCGAAAATCTTGCTTAACTAGGGTCTAAAGTCTAAACACAATCAGAGAGGGGGAGTTTTCAAATATATTTACCAGAGAGAGTTCATAAGGAGAGAAGACATGGAGAATCTGTAAACAGGCTTTTTGGAAGCCACTGGGAGACATCAccaatcattcattttcttgggtttATTATGTCTTTTTAGGTGTTTTTTAGTTAAGAAAATGCCACAAGACTGTTAGTTGATGAGCCccagcatttttttttttattcgagaGATATTCTAATCACATCTAAATTATTAGGAGATGATTCAAACTTGAGCGTCATGGAGAGCACGCTATTCTAGTCAACTTGACTATACATATGTCTACGATATCAAAGTGAAACTCAACCTAAACTAAGGCTTACTTTGTTTTGTATTATGATTTGGTTCATTATTAGGAGGGACCCTCTTGTTAAGAATCTTGAAGAGAATATTATACAGTTGCTGTTCAATTGTTTGAAAGCTGGGAGGtactttgttttttggtttattgGAACTTTTCACTTGAGTGATTTCTCATCCACTCATCTGACTAGTCTTTTTTCCTCTTaaattttgcttctttcttCCATCTGGGTCCGAAAAAGAAAGCTCCTTTATGACTTTGATTATAAtagggaaaaaggaaaaaaaaaaagatttagggtttttataaTTCACTGATTGTTTAGAGATAAACATGTTCTTTTGGGGGCGTATGATAGTAGCCCTCTGGTTCCACCACCATCATATTCAGCCAATCCAGGCTAATAGAGTGTGTTGAGTCATTGATGAACTGGAGGACGAAGAGAAACTTCGGTAGGTGTGTCACATGGTTGGACATGCAGGACAAGTCACTAATGAAGAAGTTACCATGTCGATACAAACACAGCCATGGAGAgggtgggggtggtggtggggaTGGTTGTTGTAAGAGAAAATGAAAGACCCTTCTTTTCCTAAAGTTTACTTATACCTGAGATGTCACCgtatacataaaaaaattaaatacacgACAATATGGATTGATTTGAGATACTGTCGTAATGACATACTGAGTTTTTCGCTGGTTTAGTTGGGCCTAGAATGATTGCATTGAGAAGATAACCATATGATATACCTGCAAATTGGTGGTGGCGAAGACCACATGTTGTTCATTTGCATCCGTATCTTTCTATCCCAACATCTGCAAATATATCCCATGCATGCATTATTTCAACTAATGCACTGCACAACTTAAGCACGGCATGCATTAGTGATGGTATGAATTATTGACGAAGCCATATTTTCGTACTAGAAAAAGATGGAACGTGCCTTTGAGTTGAGTTGCCTATAAACTAAGACTTGTTTACAAGTTGGGAAATTACCTACCACAATTAGTGGGGAAAGAGAGAAGGCAATCATCAAGTTGTGGACACTGACGACTTTGACAAGGCCTTTTGTTTTTGGACAGCATGCAAGTAATCGTAGGCTGTATCCAAGACGACGACGTATCTATATCCATAGGTTGGTAGAAAATGATGTTTATGAATTCAAGCTGCAGAGTGGACTGGAGCACTCAGTTTTTGCTCACCACAATCAGAATTTAAATGTACAAAAACAACTCATGCTTATTTGTTTACGGAATGAGCAGGTATAGAAAGTAGCCTGCATGACGTAATTCACGTGTGGCAACATTTCAAGCTTGACACATGGGTGAACATGTTCGATGTTGTGAAAGAAGTTAAAGTTCGACCAAAAAACTAATCAGTAACAGGTAAGTAGCTCAACTCGTATAACAGCTTGAAAGCTGATACATGTGTGAACCTATTCTGATCTTGTGAAAGAAGTAGAAGTCTGACTCAAAAACTAATCAATAATAGGTAAGTAGCTCAACTCCTTATAACAGCTTGCAAAGCTTTTAAACTTTCCGACGTGGATTCTTCACAACCTCATGGTGGGGCACTTGATCTTAACAAAGGCGTAGTTAAACGTCGATAATATACAACTTATACCTAATACCTAATGGGGTTCTTTCAAAATATATGGTTAGTGATAATAACACAAGCAATGATCAAATGAAGTTTGTATACCCactgagatttgaaatcttgAATGAACAAACCTATGtgataacaaacaaaaatacaatGACTAAAACATCCCtaggaagaaaaatatacaACCCCATTTTACAGAGGATACATTGGTAAAATAAGTTAATACATATATACTTGAAAGATGAAAGTAGAACTGATGTCAGAAGCTTCTTCAGGCCTGTACTATTCTCCTCACCTGTGTTTCTTGGCatcaaaaactgaaaaacgGTATAACAAAGCTATATACTCTACCCATCCGCCATCTTAACTTGAAGTACAAGAAACTCTATAAGTAGTTAACCCTCATATGTATTGCCATCAGTGTCTGCAGGTGAAGGATCAGTACTCGCTTGACGAACAAACTGCCCTTTTATTCTGGGGCGCTGCTCTGCGAGTTTCTTTCTGCTCTCGTAGCGAACCTGAAAAATGAAACATCTCATGTTAAAATGCGAGTTTCTTTGGGGACTAGGGTAGGAGAGGCAGAAATAGTAGTAAAAATGAGAACAATGAGAGAAAGGTTGACAAAGATAGTGATGTACCTTCTTGTCATAGCATCTATCTTTGCGCTTCAAGCGGAACTTGTTTAGAGCTGCTTCTCTTTGGTTGGATCGATGAGAATTTCCATTTTGATTAAAGAAACTGTCTTCGTTCTTGTGCTCTGGAGCAGCCCTAAACATAGCCACCTGATCAACATTGTTGCTTCCACAAGCACTTCCATACCCCTTGCTACTGAGATGACCTGTATTGCCATTACAGAAACTGTTACTTGCACTTTGATCGGTTGCTGAGGACATATGCCCTTGATCCTCATTGAATCTCTGATCCTGATTCTGCATTGCTTGGTCCATTGTAACTTTGGCATTTTGATAAAGTGTGCCGTATACTTTCTCAGATTTATCTGTTTGAAGATTTGCGGGGTAAAATGTATTCATTAGGAATGAGGGTTCCTGCTGGGCAGCTGAACTAGCAATTGGTGATGGACTTGATTGTGCACAAAACATTGGAGGCAGTACCGTACCATACCCATTGCTTAGATTGTTAACCCTTATGCCTTTCACGGGAACTGGAAGAGGAAATAGTCTCTGCTCAGGGCATGACATTCCAACTTCGGATTGGTTAGATTGACCGGTAGCTAGAGTAATAATACTCCTGGGAGTACTAAAAGTCGTAGCAGGAGTACCACAATCAGCATTGGTATTAGATGTTTGCTTCTTCTCGCACGTAGTTTCATATGCCTTTTGCTGATCACACAGTGAAGTTTTCTGGGGCTGCACTGGCTTGTTGATGTATCTGCAAGACAGATCGTTAATTGATATAGAAAATAAGTCTGGTGGAAGAGCAAAACTGATGTGCACAAGTCACCAAATTCCAAGTGTACAAAATGGAAACTCACCTTGAAAAGGCGGAAGCATCAGAGTGGCCAAGGGCGTGCCTTTTCTCAGTAACTCGATTCTTAA is a window from the Pyrus communis chromosome 16, drPyrComm1.1, whole genome shotgun sequence genome containing:
- the LOC137720338 gene encoding NDR1/HIN1-like protein 26 encodes the protein MSPALTKSPKHCGNKHGLNICKLYKNLLLLFSTFATTILSIILVVWLILRPTKPEFSLKEADIYQLNLSSSYLLNSSVQLTLLSKNPNQKVGIYYDELQVYAAYKGQQITVYTSLPPFYQGHEDSNILTASLVGIGLPVGPSFGYEMGRDQTAGRLVLNLKVFGRLRWKVGAWVSGKYRVNVDCLAVMAFGPSVPTGPLTTRQGTQCSTNV